A genomic window from Tolypothrix sp. PCC 7910 includes:
- a CDS encoding trypsin-like peptidase domain-containing protein has protein sequence MSDESQYERYKKAIARIYRAEDGAVVGSGVLVFERYVLTCAHVVADALGIAHTTQDYPESWVELDFPISDARHKPKIKAKVVFWRPISLSGQWEYGDDIAALELQEELIANMCPVGLALAGSPMNKFQTLGFPVGYDDGVWTYGEFRGEQGTGWVQIVVTNQSDYFVEGGFSGAPVWDDTIQAVAGIIVAAELNNENEKRKAVKAAFMIPAKILGEFWSKLKSYIVDKNHSLAKTSTSPELINPYSSSEQQIADSLLLLNYSTQEKNFREVMECQSEGAFLIRAKEERIQRWLVRRLAGCVPDFQRAQRFSIRIPNHPMRHNFEEFWSEFKLDSVNNPSCESVIQSLAKLSRDKSVIIAMYGLRFLEQEKMAQLHNFWVRLIEEVRSIPREKRYFRSRLLLLLAEGNSSNLLSKLSPFEFVEPTTVKESQYPFSLESLELISPIDVETWLAKEIVYSSLNKTPEEVQTIVCNDIPNWDQEPSQVLEEICQTVFQIPDGIAAIEPYWKLAG, from the coding sequence ATGTCAGATGAAAGCCAATACGAACGGTATAAAAAAGCTATTGCTCGAATTTACCGTGCAGAAGATGGCGCAGTTGTAGGTTCGGGTGTCCTAGTATTTGAACGGTACGTTTTAACTTGCGCTCATGTAGTTGCCGATGCTTTGGGAATCGCGCATACGACTCAAGACTACCCTGAATCCTGGGTAGAGTTGGATTTTCCGATTTCTGATGCCAGGCATAAACCAAAGATTAAAGCAAAAGTTGTTTTTTGGCGGCCTATATCTCTTTCAGGGCAGTGGGAATATGGGGATGATATTGCGGCTTTAGAATTGCAGGAAGAATTAATAGCGAATATGTGTCCGGTCGGCTTGGCTTTAGCAGGGAGTCCGATGAACAAATTTCAGACTTTAGGGTTTCCTGTTGGCTATGACGATGGTGTATGGACATATGGAGAATTTCGGGGTGAGCAAGGGACTGGATGGGTACAGATAGTTGTTACAAATCAATCTGACTATTTTGTGGAGGGTGGTTTTAGTGGTGCGCCTGTCTGGGATGACACTATCCAAGCAGTTGCCGGAATTATTGTTGCTGCCGAACTTAATAATGAGAATGAAAAGCGAAAAGCAGTTAAAGCCGCATTCATGATTCCTGCAAAGATTTTGGGTGAATTTTGGTCAAAGTTGAAATCATATATTGTTGATAAAAACCATAGTTTGGCAAAAACTTCAACATCACCTGAGCTAATAAATCCATATTCATCTTCTGAACAGCAGATTGCAGATTCGTTATTGCTATTAAACTACAGTACTCAAGAGAAAAACTTTCGGGAGGTGATGGAGTGCCAATCAGAAGGAGCATTTCTGATTCGGGCGAAAGAAGAAAGAATACAGCGTTGGTTAGTTAGACGATTGGCTGGGTGTGTACCAGATTTTCAGAGAGCGCAAAGATTTTCTATTCGGATTCCCAATCACCCCATGCGGCATAATTTTGAAGAGTTTTGGTCAGAATTTAAGCTAGATTCTGTTAACAATCCAAGCTGTGAATCTGTAATTCAGAGTTTGGCTAAATTGAGTCGAGATAAGTCAGTCATTATTGCCATGTATGGTCTGCGCTTTCTGGAACAGGAAAAAATGGCTCAACTCCATAATTTCTGGGTGCGTTTAATTGAAGAGGTTCGCTCTATACCAAGAGAAAAGCGTTACTTTCGTTCTCGCCTGCTTCTGCTGTTAGCAGAAGGAAATAGCAGCAATTTACTCAGTAAATTGTCCCCATTTGAGTTCGTTGAGCCAACTACGGTTAAAGAATCTCAATATCCTTTTTCTCTGGAATCTCTAGAGTTGATTTCGCCAATTGATGTAGAAACATGGTTGGCGAAAGAAATAGTATATTCCTCACTTAATAAAACACCGGAGGAGGTACAAACAATTGTTTGCAATGATATCCCAAATTGGGATCAGGAGCCTTCCCAAGTGCTTGAAGAAATTTGTCAGACAGTATTTCAAATTCCAGATGGCATTGCTGCGATTGAACCTTATTGGAAGTTAGCAGGATGA
- a CDS encoding TniB family NTP-binding protein, with product MTEISANKKKIQSDFEQLFINYIFPTRQLRLLYEWLEVQRQSRHNNLIIGETLIGKSTACQIYAYQNKLQHLKDNSNIVPIVYIVPPFGGGTKDIFLAIIESLDSTSIDLHLANLREKARYLLKDCGVEMLIIDDTAHYRNKVFTDILSICEPMNIAVILVGRQTLYSYIYGNRNLNPRFTNIYRFGNLQTEEIKQIITFWEKNVPKLSEASNLTSEPMFNIVNQTIKGNIGRLNRIFKALAIQAWQDGLKSIDVDILKKVVQCYMR from the coding sequence ATGACAGAAATTTCAGCAAATAAAAAGAAGATTCAATCAGATTTTGAGCAATTATTTATTAATTACATTTTTCCTACTAGACAATTAAGGTTATTATATGAATGGTTAGAAGTACAACGGCAATCACGCCACAATAATCTAATCATAGGTGAAACTTTAATAGGAAAGTCTACAGCTTGTCAAATTTACGCTTATCAGAATAAACTTCAGCACCTAAAAGATAACTCAAATATTGTACCTATTGTTTATATTGTTCCGCCTTTCGGTGGTGGTACTAAAGACATCTTCCTAGCTATTATTGAGTCATTAGATAGCACAAGTATAGATTTACATTTAGCGAATTTACGAGAGAAAGCGCGTTACCTCTTAAAAGATTGTGGAGTAGAAATGTTAATTATCGATGATACTGCCCACTATAGGAATAAAGTTTTCACTGATATCCTATCTATTTGTGAACCAATGAATATTGCCGTCATTTTGGTTGGCAGACAAACCCTGTACTCATATATATACGGTAATCGGAATCTTAACCCTCGTTTTACCAATATTTATCGTTTCGGAAACTTGCAAACAGAAGAAATAAAGCAAATTATAACCTTTTGGGAAAAGAATGTACCGAAGTTATCTGAGGCATCAAATTTAACAAGTGAACCAATGTTCAATATTGTGAACCAAACTATCAAAGGTAACATTGGAAGATTGAATCGTATTTTTAAAGCGTTGGCTATACAAGCTTGGCAAGATGGATTGAAGAGTATTGATGTAGATATCTTAAAAAAAGTTGTACAGTGTTACATGCGATAG
- a CDS encoding formylglycine-generating enzyme family protein, whose translation MANLSSSLIPPENREDLTTRRIRVFARRYGMDALFLAYHAAFPLTLTSDLLYCLRENFVPDCPWYAVADVLLSGLCQPAGYDLYEMEGKTRDCLLQRLCNEFGEERLKALANFMSQYIAYHLQSDSSERALVFGERPQWTALAYLSPDAQEAINAIKQELQKLTATADAKERIRWAALVESYADLLSEKGFQPLLLKWSQQTLDGQPIQDEEMQLAAAMGVSLEFFDFELAIIVTEDEPTEELKPFGFETVTVNAQGKVIKKEQNQAFYFVESLGEVRLEMVAIPGGQFLMGSPPDEPERDDDESPQHEVTVQPFFLAKYPVTQAQWRFVAQLPQINRELDPDPSEFQGDNRPVEQVSWDDAVEFCDRLSQYTGRPYRLPSEAEWEYACRAGTTSPFHFGETITTDLANYDGNYTYGDAPKGVYQGETTPVGSFGVANAFGLYDMHGNVDEWCMDNWHENYESAPKDGSAWLIDNNNNSHRLLRGGSWDYNPGICRSADRYNDLDADYRYNNIGFRVACAGAWTQ comes from the coding sequence ATGGCGAATCTATCCTCATCTCTAATCCCGCCTGAAAATAGAGAAGATTTGACAACTCGCCGCATTCGGGTGTTTGCCAGACGCTATGGTATGGATGCGTTGTTTTTAGCCTATCATGCTGCTTTTCCCCTGACTCTCACCTCAGATTTACTCTACTGTCTGCGAGAGAATTTTGTCCCTGATTGTCCTTGGTATGCAGTAGCAGATGTCTTGTTATCAGGATTATGCCAACCCGCAGGCTATGACCTGTATGAGATGGAAGGTAAAACCAGAGATTGTTTGCTGCAACGTTTATGTAATGAATTTGGCGAAGAACGACTCAAAGCACTGGCTAATTTTATGTCCCAGTATATTGCCTATCACTTGCAGAGCGATAGTAGCGAACGAGCTTTAGTCTTTGGAGAACGCCCACAATGGACAGCATTGGCATACTTGAGTCCAGATGCACAAGAGGCAATTAACGCTATCAAACAAGAGTTGCAAAAGTTGACAGCTACGGCCGATGCTAAAGAGCGTATCCGATGGGCTGCATTAGTCGAGAGTTACGCAGACCTATTATCGGAGAAGGGTTTTCAGCCATTGTTATTAAAATGGTCACAGCAGACACTTGACGGTCAACCCATCCAAGATGAAGAGATGCAACTTGCTGCAGCGATGGGAGTTTCGCTGGAATTTTTTGACTTTGAATTGGCAATTATTGTGACGGAAGATGAGCCTACGGAGGAGCTGAAACCCTTTGGCTTTGAAACTGTGACAGTGAATGCTCAAGGGAAAGTTATTAAAAAAGAACAAAACCAAGCATTTTACTTTGTCGAGTCTTTGGGTGAAGTCAGGCTAGAAATGGTAGCAATTCCAGGGGGACAGTTTTTAATGGGTTCGCCACCAGATGAGCCGGAAAGAGATGACGATGAAAGTCCCCAGCATGAAGTTACTGTACAGCCGTTTTTCTTGGCTAAGTATCCAGTTACTCAGGCACAATGGCGATTTGTGGCACAATTACCCCAAATTAATCGAGAACTTGATCCTGACCCTTCTGAGTTTCAAGGTGATAATCGCCCTGTTGAACAAGTCTCTTGGGATGATGCTGTGGAATTTTGTGATCGCCTCTCCCAATATACAGGCAGGCCTTACCGTCTACCATCAGAAGCCGAATGGGAATATGCCTGTCGTGCGGGGACAACCTCCCCATTTCACTTTGGTGAGACAATCACAACCGATTTAGCCAACTATGACGGCAATTATACATACGGTGATGCGCCCAAGGGAGTGTATCAAGGAGAAACAACCCCAGTAGGAAGTTTTGGCGTAGCAAATGCCTTTGGATTATATGATATGCACGGGAATGTTGATGAATGGTGTATGGATAACTGGCATGAAAATTATGAGAGCGCACCAAAAGATGGAAGCGCATGGTTGATTGATAATAATAATAATTCTCATCGGCTGCTGCGCGGTGGTTCTTGGGATTACAATCCTGGTATCTGCCGTTCGGCTGATCGCTACAACGACCTCGATGCCGACTACCGTTACAATAATATTGGTTTTCGGGTTGCGTGTGCTGGTGCGTGGACTCAGTAG
- a CDS encoding formylglycine-generating enzyme family protein: MPKLAIIRERRQAQHYIEDLGTGVKLEMVLIPGGSFMMGSPEDEEGHSSAESPQHSVTIKPFFMGQYPVTQAQWQAVASLPKIKQQLKPIPSNFKGTDRPVENISWDDAVEFCDRLTRKTKRKYRLPSEAEWEYACRAGTSTPFHFGETITTDLANYDGNYTYGDAPKGVYREETTPVGNFGVANAFGLYDMHGNVREWCMDNWHENYKGAPTDGSAWLIDNDNNSFRLLRGGSWLFYPANCRSASRDNYDADFRIDYIGFRVACAGAWTQ, from the coding sequence ATGCCAAAACTAGCTATTATTCGTGAGCGACGACAAGCACAACACTATATAGAAGATTTAGGCACAGGAGTTAAATTAGAAATGGTTTTAATTCCTGGCGGTAGTTTCATGATGGGTTCGCCAGAAGATGAAGAGGGACATAGCTCTGCTGAAAGTCCACAACATTCAGTCACTATTAAACCCTTTTTTATGGGTCAATACCCAGTGACCCAGGCACAATGGCAAGCAGTAGCCTCCCTCCCAAAGATAAAGCAACAACTTAAACCTATCCCATCTAACTTTAAAGGAACAGATCGACCTGTTGAAAATATTTCTTGGGATGACGCAGTTGAATTTTGCGATCGCCTCACCCGAAAAACCAAGCGTAAATATCGCCTCCCCAGCGAAGCCGAATGGGAATATGCCTGTCGTGCGGGAACAAGCACCCCATTTCACTTTGGCGAGACAATCACAACCGATTTAGCCAACTATGACGGGAATTATACATACGGTGATGCGCCCAAGGGAGTGTATCGAGAAGAAACAACCCCAGTAGGAAATTTTGGCGTAGCAAATGCCTTTGGATTATATGATATGCACGGGAATGTGAGGGAATGGTGTATGGATAACTGGCATGAAAATTACAAGGGCGCGCCAACAGATGGAAGTGCGTGGTTGATTGATAATGATAATAATTCTTTTCGGCTGCTGCGCGGTGGTTCTTGGCTCTTCTATCCTGCTAACTGCCGTTCGGCTTCTCGCGACAATTACGATGCCGACTTCCGTATCGACTATATTGGTTTTCGGGTGGCGTGTGCTGGTGCGTGGACTCAGTAG
- a CDS encoding Mu transposase C-terminal domain-containing protein: MEVIQSLLEAGDRTTYAQRLKEAAEKLGKSVRTVRRLIDKWEQEGLLGLAQAERADKGKYRVDEDWQEFILKTYKEGNKGSKRMTRQQVAVRVKARADELDVKPPSHMTVYRILEPVIEKQEKAKSIRSPGWRGSRLSLKTREGKDLTVEYSNQVWQCDHTRVDVLLVDQHGEILGRPWLTTVIDSYSRCIVGINLGYDAPSSQVVALALRHAILPKQYGEEYGLYEEWGTYGKPQHFYTDGGKDFRSNHLQQIGVQLGFVCHLRDRPSEGGIVERPFKTFNTQLFSSLQGYTGSNVQERPKEAEKEACFTLRQLEQRLVAYIVNIYNQEKDARMGDQTRFQRWESGLIVAPDAFSERDLDICLMKQTRRMIQRGGYLQFENLMYRGEYLAGYAGESVVLRYDPKDITTVLVYRQSGNKEEFLARAFAQDLETEQLSLDDAKASSRKIRQAGKMISNRSMLAEVRDRETFVNQKKTKKERQKAEQAVVEKAKQPLPVEVEEIDVPSVDGETEYQMPEVFDYEQMREDYGW; the protein is encoded by the coding sequence ATGGAGGTGATTCAAAGTCTTTTAGAAGCAGGCGATCGCACTACCTATGCTCAAAGGCTAAAGGAAGCCGCAGAAAAGCTGGGTAAGTCAGTCCGAACCGTACGCCGACTGATAGATAAATGGGAACAGGAAGGCTTATTGGGTCTAGCACAAGCGGAACGTGCTGATAAAGGTAAGTACCGAGTTGATGAAGACTGGCAAGAATTTATTTTAAAGACGTATAAGGAAGGCAATAAAGGAAGTAAACGCATGACTCGCCAGCAAGTAGCCGTCAGGGTGAAAGCTAGAGCAGATGAGCTAGATGTCAAACCTCCTTCTCACATGACTGTGTACCGTATTCTCGAACCTGTGATTGAAAAACAGGAGAAAGCAAAAAGTATTCGCTCTCCAGGTTGGCGAGGTTCCCGTTTATCACTTAAAACTCGTGAAGGAAAGGATTTAACGGTAGAGTACAGTAATCAAGTTTGGCAATGTGACCATACTCGTGTGGATGTGTTGTTAGTAGATCAACATGGTGAAATTTTAGGTCGTCCTTGGTTAACCACAGTTATAGATAGTTATTCTCGCTGCATTGTGGGTATTAATCTCGGTTATGATGCTCCAAGTTCTCAGGTAGTAGCTTTGGCGTTACGTCATGCAATTTTGCCAAAGCAATATGGAGAAGAATATGGGCTTTATGAAGAGTGGGGAACTTACGGTAAACCCCAACATTTTTACACTGATGGCGGTAAAGATTTTCGCTCGAACCATTTGCAACAAATAGGTGTGCAGTTGGGATTTGTTTGTCACCTGCGCGATCGCCCCAGTGAAGGTGGTATTGTTGAGCGTCCTTTCAAAACATTTAATACCCAGTTATTTTCATCTCTCCAAGGATATACGGGATCAAATGTACAAGAGCGGCCAAAAGAAGCAGAAAAAGAAGCTTGTTTCACGTTGCGACAACTAGAGCAGCGTTTGGTAGCCTACATCGTCAATATCTATAACCAAGAAAAAGATGCTCGTATGGGTGACCAAACTAGATTTCAGCGTTGGGAATCTGGCTTGATAGTAGCACCTGATGCCTTCTCAGAAAGAGATTTGGATATCTGCTTAATGAAGCAAACACGCAGGATGATTCAAAGAGGAGGTTACTTACAATTTGAAAACTTAATGTATAGAGGTGAATATTTAGCAGGTTACGCTGGCGAAAGCGTTGTACTGCGGTATGACCCCAAAGACATTACAACTGTGTTGGTTTATCGCCAAAGTGGTAATAAAGAAGAGTTTTTAGCTAGGGCATTTGCTCAGGATTTGGAGACTGAGCAATTATCTCTGGATGATGCGAAAGCTAGTAGTCGCAAGATTAGGCAGGCAGGGAAGATGATTAGCAATCGCTCAATGTTGGCAGAGGTACGCGATCGCGAAACATTTGTTAACCAAAAGAAAACCAAAAAGGAACGCCAAAAAGCAGAACAGGCTGTAGTTGAAAAGGCTAAACAACCACTGCCAGTTGAAGTAGAAGAAATAGACGTACCATCTGTTGATGGTGAGACCGAATACCAGATGCCAGAGGTATTTGATTACGAACAAATGCGTGAAGATTACGGGTGGTAA
- a CDS encoding MoxR family ATPase, with translation MINKQETSADLKYQYTGESQPNKDGARDANQRIYYPYLPSGDLIEAVNLAIALERPLLLEGEPGCGKTRLAGAVVYEFTQKYLKGQQNESGKQKWWDYYIWNIKSTTRARDGLYTYDAIARLRDAQLMGTNPQQLQEFLGREETEKLKKRLQDKKNYREFGALGQALQKHPYRPILLIDEIDKADSDFANDLLLELEELRFEIPETGESFPTPKHKPIIFITSNREKPLPEPFLRRCLYFFVHFPDRTRLADIINRRFGQLAKQKKQLVDLAVDRFYEIRQLLDNIPGSRPPGTSEFIEFLTALLNRESVEEALKDLANLSKRSPLLGTLLKTKQDQDLYQKKSSL, from the coding sequence ATGATTAATAAACAAGAAACAAGCGCAGATTTAAAGTATCAATATACGGGAGAATCTCAACCTAACAAAGATGGGGCTAGAGATGCAAATCAGCGAATCTATTATCCCTATTTACCTAGTGGAGATTTAATAGAAGCGGTAAATTTAGCGATCGCACTTGAACGTCCATTGCTCCTAGAAGGTGAACCTGGTTGCGGTAAAACTCGCTTGGCGGGAGCAGTTGTCTATGAGTTTACACAGAAATACCTGAAAGGGCAGCAAAATGAATCGGGTAAACAAAAATGGTGGGATTATTATATTTGGAATATTAAATCTACAACCCGTGCGCGTGATGGACTCTACACCTATGATGCGATCGCTCGTTTGCGGGATGCTCAATTAATGGGAACTAATCCGCAGCAACTACAAGAATTTCTAGGCAGGGAAGAGACTGAAAAATTAAAAAAGCGATTGCAGGATAAAAAAAATTATCGAGAATTTGGAGCTTTAGGTCAAGCATTGCAAAAACATCCTTATCGCCCTATTCTGCTGATTGATGAGATTGACAAAGCCGATAGTGATTTCGCTAATGATTTACTACTTGAGTTAGAGGAATTACGCTTTGAAATTCCTGAAACTGGAGAGTCGTTTCCTACACCTAAACACAAACCTATCATTTTTATTACCAGTAACCGCGAAAAGCCTTTACCAGAACCATTTCTACGTCGCTGTTTATATTTCTTTGTCCATTTTCCTGATCGCACTCGCTTGGCAGATATTATTAATAGACGATTTGGTCAATTGGCAAAGCAAAAGAAACAATTAGTTGACCTAGCGGTTGATCGCTTCTATGAAATTCGCCAATTGCTAGATAACATACCAGGAAGTAGACCACCTGGAACCAGCGAATTTATTGAATTCCTGACTGCTTTACTTAATCGAGAATCTGTTGAAGAAGCATTAAAGGATTTAGCAAATTTATCTAAGCGATCGCCTTTACTGGGAACGCTCTTGAAGACGAAACAAGACCAGGACTTATATCAGAAAAAATCTTCCCTCTAA
- a CDS encoding CU044_2847 family protein, which translates to MAEKQLVEFKLEDGTKFFVEVEKPAGQTATSPRPVSRENGLAVTEASKTFEKALEDIKPVLATVVSKLKDISPDETEVKFGAKLTANAGVVFTSLGSELTFEIALKWSKESA; encoded by the coding sequence ATGGCAGAAAAACAGCTAGTAGAATTTAAGCTGGAAGATGGTACTAAGTTCTTCGTCGAAGTAGAAAAGCCCGCAGGTCAAACTGCTACATCTCCCAGACCTGTGTCTCGTGAAAATGGTCTTGCTGTGACTGAGGCAAGCAAAACATTTGAAAAGGCATTAGAGGATATTAAACCTGTTCTTGCCACTGTTGTTTCTAAACTAAAAGATATTAGCCCTGATGAGACTGAGGTTAAATTTGGGGCAAAACTGACGGCTAATGCTGGAGTAGTATTCACTTCTTTAGGAAGTGAGTTGACTTTTGAAATCGCACTGAAGTGGAGTAAGGAATCAGCATAG
- a CDS encoding TniQ family protein gives MEVLEIQSWLFQIKPLEGESLSHFLGRFRRANDLTPHGFGKAAGLGGAIARWEKFRFNPPPSRQQLAALAVVVAVDVDRLKQMLPPLGVGMKMEPIRLCAACYVESPCHKIKWQLKVTQRCASHNLSLLSECPNCGARFKHPALWVDPWCHRCFFRFTDMVKYQKFVYSLL, from the coding sequence ATGGAAGTTCTAGAGATTCAATCTTGGCTGTTTCAAATAAAACCTTTAGAGGGAGAAAGCTTGAGTCACTTTTTGGGACGCTTTCGACGGGCAAATGATTTAACGCCTCATGGATTCGGTAAAGCAGCAGGACTTGGAGGTGCGATCGCACGATGGGAAAAGTTTCGGTTTAATCCCCCACCGTCTCGCCAGCAGTTGGCAGCATTAGCTGTTGTGGTAGCGGTTGATGTCGATAGGTTAAAGCAGATGTTGCCACCTCTTGGTGTGGGCATGAAAATGGAGCCAATTCGGTTATGTGCAGCTTGTTATGTTGAGTCACCTTGCCACAAGATTAAGTGGCAGTTGAAGGTGACACAAAGATGTGCGAGCCACAATTTATCCTTGTTGTCAGAATGTCCAAACTGTGGGGCAAGGTTTAAACATCCGGCGTTATGGGTAGATCCTTGGTGTCATAGGTGTTTTTTTAGGTTTACCGATATGGTGAAATACCAGAAATTTGTATACTCTCTGTTATAG
- a CDS encoding TniB family NTP-binding protein, which translates to MTSKQAQTVAQQLGDIPVNGEKLQAEIQRLNRKTCILLAQVKILNDWLEGKRQARQSGRIVGESRTGKTMGCDAYRLRHKPKQEVGKPPLVPIAFLEDIPSDCSAKDLFNEILKHLKYQMSKGTVAEIRERTFRVLKGCGVEMLIIDEADRLKPKTFAEVRDIFDKLEIAVILVGTDRLDAVIKRDEQVYNRFRACHRFGKFSGEDFKRTVEIWEKQVLKLPVASNLSSKMMLKTLGEATGGYIGLLDMILRESAILALKKGLQKVDLETLKEVAAEYK; encoded by the coding sequence ATGACTTCAAAACAAGCTCAAACAGTTGCACAACAATTAGGTGATATTCCAGTAAATGGTGAAAAATTACAAGCAGAAATTCAAAGATTGAACCGGAAGACTTGTATTCTCTTGGCGCAAGTTAAAATTCTCAATGACTGGCTAGAAGGAAAGCGTCAAGCACGTCAGTCTGGTCGTATTGTAGGAGAGTCCAGAACTGGTAAAACAATGGGTTGTGATGCCTACAGACTCCGGCATAAACCCAAGCAAGAAGTAGGAAAACCACCATTAGTGCCTATTGCTTTTCTCGAAGACATTCCGTCTGATTGTAGTGCTAAGGATTTGTTCAATGAGATTCTTAAGCATTTAAAGTATCAGATGAGTAAGGGAACTGTAGCTGAGATTAGAGAACGCACATTTCGAGTTCTTAAAGGTTGTGGGGTTGAGATGCTGATCATTGATGAAGCTGACCGCTTGAAACCCAAAACTTTTGCTGAAGTGCGAGATATTTTTGACAAGTTGGAAATTGCAGTGATTTTGGTGGGTACTGACAGATTAGACGCTGTAATCAAGCGAGATGAGCAAGTTTATAACCGTTTTCGTGCCTGTCATCGGTTTGGTAAGTTTTCTGGTGAAGATTTTAAGCGAACTGTGGAGATTTGGGAAAAACAAGTTTTAAAACTGCCAGTTGCTTCTAATCTTTCCAGCAAGATGATGCTAAAAACTTTAGGTGAGGCAACGGGGGGTTATATTGGTTTGCTGGATATGATTTTGAGAGAGTCTGCAATCCTGGCTTTGAAGAAAGGATTACAGAAGGTTGATTTGGAAACGCTCAAGGAAGTAGCTGCGGAGTACAAATAA
- a CDS encoding Uma2 family endonuclease: MLLELQQIIVKPGQQMLLKDVSWQQLENIMSEMGERRAARISYSHGWLEIMVPLPEHEKDKELIGDLVKFLLEELQIDFEPFGSTTLKNERVQQAVEPDTSFYIQNQTAVIGKNRIDLTVDIPPDLAIEIDITSRTQFNNYEILGVPELWRYTQQGLEIFLLVEGKYIKSQSSPNFPDIPIVELVNEYVQQCLTIGRSQAMRNFKTWVKNNL, from the coding sequence ATGCTTTTAGAACTGCAACAAATTATCGTCAAGCCAGGGCAACAAATGTTGCTCAAAGATGTTAGCTGGCAGCAGTTAGAAAATATTATGTCAGAAATGGGAGAACGCCGTGCTGCCCGTATTTCTTATAGTCATGGCTGGTTAGAAATCATGGTTCCTCTACCCGAACATGAAAAAGATAAAGAATTGATTGGTGATTTAGTCAAATTCTTATTAGAAGAACTCCAAATTGATTTTGAGCCTTTTGGTTCTACAACACTAAAAAATGAGCGAGTGCAGCAAGCTGTAGAACCAGATACGTCTTTTTATATTCAAAATCAAACTGCTGTAATAGGTAAAAATCGGATTGATTTAACTGTAGATATACCACCAGATTTAGCTATTGAAATTGATATTACTTCCCGCACACAATTTAATAACTATGAAATATTGGGAGTTCCAGAACTGTGGCGATACACACAACAAGGTTTAGAAATATTTTTACTAGTAGAGGGTAAATATATCAAATCTCAGTCAAGTCCTAATTTTCCTGATATTCCAATTGTTGAATTGGTGAATGAGTATGTGCAGCAGTGTTTAACTATTGGCAGAAGTCAGGCTATGCGTAATTTTAAAACTTGGGTGAAGAATAATTTATAA